One window of the Micropterus dolomieu isolate WLL.071019.BEF.003 ecotype Adirondacks linkage group LG08, ASM2129224v1, whole genome shotgun sequence genome contains the following:
- the LOC123975614 gene encoding cytochrome P450 3A40-like isoform X3, with amino-acid sequence MTHYVLLTHAGRYGYAPYGFFKKIGICGPTPWPFIGTFLEYRKGIHNVDTDCFQTYGKVWGLYDGRKPVMGIMDTTMIKTVLVKECYSNFTNRRDLGLNGPLYDAISIVEDEEWKRIRSVLSPSFTSGRLKEMYKIMLQHSSNLMKSLHKKAEADEVIEVKEVFGPYSMDVVTSTAFSVDIDSINHPTDPFVANIKRMVNFNLLNPLLVIVALFPFMRPIFEKMNVSLFPAEVSDYFYNFLKKVKSDRKKNEHKNRVDFMQLMVDSQISENKEGTSSQKGLTDHEILSQAMLFIFAGYETSSSSLGFLAYNLATHPQIQKTLQDEIDETFPEKGQPTYEALMQMEYLDMVVNESSRLYPIASRLERVAKASVEVNGVTIPKGTVIMIPVYTLHRDPTLWPEPEEFKPERFRKENKDNIDPYAFLPFGAGPRNCIGMRFALLMMKLAIVEILQKFSFVTCKETHVPMELASEGFLSPKNPIKLKLEPRTTVADSP; translated from the exons ATATGGATATGCTCCATATGGCTTTTTCAAGAAAATAGGCATCTGTGGACCCACACCATGGCCCTTTATTGGGACATTTTTGGAATACAGAAAG GGCATCCACAATGTTGACACAGACTGCTTTCAGACATATGGAAAGGTGTGGgg GTTGTACGATGGCAGGAAGCCTGTAATGGGTATAATGGACACAACTATGATCAAAACAGTCTTGGTTAAGGAGTGTTATTCTAATTTCACCAACAGACGG GATCTGGGCCTGAATGGACCCTTATACGATGCTATATCAATAGTAGAAGATGAAGAATGGAAGAGAATTCGCAGTGTACTCTCTCCATCTTTCACCAGTGGACGACTGAAAGAG ATGTACAAGATAATGTTGCAACACTCAAGTAACCTGATGAAGAGTCTTCACAAGAAAGCAGAGGCAGATGAAGTCATAGAGGTTAAAGA AGTTTTTGGACCTTACAGTATGGATGTTGTGACCAGCACTGCCTTCAGCGTGGACATTGATTCCATCAACCATCCCACTGATCCTTTTGTAGCAAACATTAAGAGAATGGTCAATTTCAACCTCTTGAATCCCTTGCTTGTAATTGTGG ctctgtttcCATTCATGCGGCCTATTTTTGAGAAGATGAATGTGTCCTTGTTCCCTGCTGAAGTGTCTGATTACTTCTACAACTTTCTAAAGAAGGTCAAATCAGACCGGAAGAAGAATGAACACAAA AACCGAGTGGACTTCATGCAGTTGATGGTGGACTCTCAGATTTCGGAGAACAAAGAGGGTACAAGCTCCCAAAAAG ggCTGACAGATCACGAGATCCTTTCTCAGGCCATGTTATTCATCTTTGCTGGCTATGAAACCAGTAGCAGCTCACTGGGATTTTTAGCGTATAACCTGGCAACCCACCCTCAGATCCAAAAAACCCTACAAGATGAGATTGATGAAACCTTCCCAGAAAAG GGTCAGCCAACCTATGAAGCCCTGATGCAGATGGAATACCTCGACATGGTGGTGAATGAGTCATCGAGGCTTTACCCTATTGCTAGTCGATTAGAGAGAGTTGCAAAGGCTTCTGTGGAAGTGAATGGTGTGACTATCCCTAAAGGAACCGTCATCATGATACCAGTTTACACTCTCCACCGTGACCCTACTTTGTGGCCTGAGCCTGAGGAGTTCAAACCTGAAAG aTTCCGCAAAGAGAACAAAGACAACATAGATCCTTATGCCTTCCTACCATTTGGAGCAGGGCCAAGAAACTGTATTGGCATGCGATTTGCTCTCTTGATGATGAAGTTGGCCATAGTGGAGATCCTACAGAAGTTCAGCTTTGTCACGTGCAAGGAGACACAT GTTCCAATGGAGCTGGCAAGTGAAGGATTTCTCTCACCCAAGAATCCCATCAAACTGAAGCTGGAGCCCAGAACAACTGTTGCCGATTCGCCCTAA
- the LOC123975614 gene encoding cytochrome P450 3A27-like isoform X2, with the protein MGYPPDFSIETWTLIALVFTLIAVYGYAPYGFFKKIGICGPTPWPFIGTFLEYRKGIHNVDTDCFQTYGKVWGLYDGRKPVMGIMDTTMIKTVLVKECYSNFTNRRDLGLNGPLYDAISIVEDEEWKRIRSVLSPSFTSGRLKEMYKIMLQHSSNLMKSLHKKAEADEVIEVKEVFGPYSMDVVTSTAFSVDIDSINHPTDPFVANIKRMVNFNLLNPLLVIVALFPFMRPIFEKMNVSLFPAEVSDYFYNFLKKVKSDRKKNEHKNRVDFMQLMVDSQISENKEGTSSQKGLTDHEILSQAMLFIFAGYETSSSSLGFLAYNLATHPQIQKTLQDEIDETFPEKGQPTYEALMQMEYLDMVVNESSRLYPIASRLERVAKASVEVNGVTIPKGTVIMIPVYTLHRDPTLWPEPEEFKPERFRKENKDNIDPYAFLPFGAGPRNCIGMRFALLMMKLAIVEILQKFSFVTCKETHVPMELASEGFLSPKNPIKLKLEPRTTVADSP; encoded by the exons ATATGGATATGCTCCATATGGCTTTTTCAAGAAAATAGGCATCTGTGGACCCACACCATGGCCCTTTATTGGGACATTTTTGGAATACAGAAAG GGCATCCACAATGTTGACACAGACTGCTTTCAGACATATGGAAAGGTGTGGgg GTTGTACGATGGCAGGAAGCCTGTAATGGGTATAATGGACACAACTATGATCAAAACAGTCTTGGTTAAGGAGTGTTATTCTAATTTCACCAACAGACGG GATCTGGGCCTGAATGGACCCTTATACGATGCTATATCAATAGTAGAAGATGAAGAATGGAAGAGAATTCGCAGTGTACTCTCTCCATCTTTCACCAGTGGACGACTGAAAGAG ATGTACAAGATAATGTTGCAACACTCAAGTAACCTGATGAAGAGTCTTCACAAGAAAGCAGAGGCAGATGAAGTCATAGAGGTTAAAGA AGTTTTTGGACCTTACAGTATGGATGTTGTGACCAGCACTGCCTTCAGCGTGGACATTGATTCCATCAACCATCCCACTGATCCTTTTGTAGCAAACATTAAGAGAATGGTCAATTTCAACCTCTTGAATCCCTTGCTTGTAATTGTGG ctctgtttcCATTCATGCGGCCTATTTTTGAGAAGATGAATGTGTCCTTGTTCCCTGCTGAAGTGTCTGATTACTTCTACAACTTTCTAAAGAAGGTCAAATCAGACCGGAAGAAGAATGAACACAAA AACCGAGTGGACTTCATGCAGTTGATGGTGGACTCTCAGATTTCGGAGAACAAAGAGGGTACAAGCTCCCAAAAAG ggCTGACAGATCACGAGATCCTTTCTCAGGCCATGTTATTCATCTTTGCTGGCTATGAAACCAGTAGCAGCTCACTGGGATTTTTAGCGTATAACCTGGCAACCCACCCTCAGATCCAAAAAACCCTACAAGATGAGATTGATGAAACCTTCCCAGAAAAG GGTCAGCCAACCTATGAAGCCCTGATGCAGATGGAATACCTCGACATGGTGGTGAATGAGTCATCGAGGCTTTACCCTATTGCTAGTCGATTAGAGAGAGTTGCAAAGGCTTCTGTGGAAGTGAATGGTGTGACTATCCCTAAAGGAACCGTCATCATGATACCAGTTTACACTCTCCACCGTGACCCTACTTTGTGGCCTGAGCCTGAGGAGTTCAAACCTGAAAG aTTCCGCAAAGAGAACAAAGACAACATAGATCCTTATGCCTTCCTACCATTTGGAGCAGGGCCAAGAAACTGTATTGGCATGCGATTTGCTCTCTTGATGATGAAGTTGGCCATAGTGGAGATCCTACAGAAGTTCAGCTTTGTCACGTGCAAGGAGACACAT GTTCCAATGGAGCTGGCAAGTGAAGGATTTCTCTCACCCAAGAATCCCATCAAACTGAAGCTGGAGCCCAGAACAACTGTTGCCGATTCGCCCTAA
- the LOC123975614 gene encoding cytochrome P450 3A30-like isoform X1 → MASGYPSNCGQTFPPLPSMTHYVLLTHAGRYGYAPYGFFKKIGICGPTPWPFIGTFLEYRKGIHNVDTDCFQTYGKVWGLYDGRKPVMGIMDTTMIKTVLVKECYSNFTNRRDLGLNGPLYDAISIVEDEEWKRIRSVLSPSFTSGRLKEMYKIMLQHSSNLMKSLHKKAEADEVIEVKEVFGPYSMDVVTSTAFSVDIDSINHPTDPFVANIKRMVNFNLLNPLLVIVALFPFMRPIFEKMNVSLFPAEVSDYFYNFLKKVKSDRKKNEHKNRVDFMQLMVDSQISENKEGTSSQKGLTDHEILSQAMLFIFAGYETSSSSLGFLAYNLATHPQIQKTLQDEIDETFPEKGQPTYEALMQMEYLDMVVNESSRLYPIASRLERVAKASVEVNGVTIPKGTVIMIPVYTLHRDPTLWPEPEEFKPERFRKENKDNIDPYAFLPFGAGPRNCIGMRFALLMMKLAIVEILQKFSFVTCKETHVPMELASEGFLSPKNPIKLKLEPRTTVADSP, encoded by the exons ATATGGATATGCTCCATATGGCTTTTTCAAGAAAATAGGCATCTGTGGACCCACACCATGGCCCTTTATTGGGACATTTTTGGAATACAGAAAG GGCATCCACAATGTTGACACAGACTGCTTTCAGACATATGGAAAGGTGTGGgg GTTGTACGATGGCAGGAAGCCTGTAATGGGTATAATGGACACAACTATGATCAAAACAGTCTTGGTTAAGGAGTGTTATTCTAATTTCACCAACAGACGG GATCTGGGCCTGAATGGACCCTTATACGATGCTATATCAATAGTAGAAGATGAAGAATGGAAGAGAATTCGCAGTGTACTCTCTCCATCTTTCACCAGTGGACGACTGAAAGAG ATGTACAAGATAATGTTGCAACACTCAAGTAACCTGATGAAGAGTCTTCACAAGAAAGCAGAGGCAGATGAAGTCATAGAGGTTAAAGA AGTTTTTGGACCTTACAGTATGGATGTTGTGACCAGCACTGCCTTCAGCGTGGACATTGATTCCATCAACCATCCCACTGATCCTTTTGTAGCAAACATTAAGAGAATGGTCAATTTCAACCTCTTGAATCCCTTGCTTGTAATTGTGG ctctgtttcCATTCATGCGGCCTATTTTTGAGAAGATGAATGTGTCCTTGTTCCCTGCTGAAGTGTCTGATTACTTCTACAACTTTCTAAAGAAGGTCAAATCAGACCGGAAGAAGAATGAACACAAA AACCGAGTGGACTTCATGCAGTTGATGGTGGACTCTCAGATTTCGGAGAACAAAGAGGGTACAAGCTCCCAAAAAG ggCTGACAGATCACGAGATCCTTTCTCAGGCCATGTTATTCATCTTTGCTGGCTATGAAACCAGTAGCAGCTCACTGGGATTTTTAGCGTATAACCTGGCAACCCACCCTCAGATCCAAAAAACCCTACAAGATGAGATTGATGAAACCTTCCCAGAAAAG GGTCAGCCAACCTATGAAGCCCTGATGCAGATGGAATACCTCGACATGGTGGTGAATGAGTCATCGAGGCTTTACCCTATTGCTAGTCGATTAGAGAGAGTTGCAAAGGCTTCTGTGGAAGTGAATGGTGTGACTATCCCTAAAGGAACCGTCATCATGATACCAGTTTACACTCTCCACCGTGACCCTACTTTGTGGCCTGAGCCTGAGGAGTTCAAACCTGAAAG aTTCCGCAAAGAGAACAAAGACAACATAGATCCTTATGCCTTCCTACCATTTGGAGCAGGGCCAAGAAACTGTATTGGCATGCGATTTGCTCTCTTGATGATGAAGTTGGCCATAGTGGAGATCCTACAGAAGTTCAGCTTTGTCACGTGCAAGGAGACACAT GTTCCAATGGAGCTGGCAAGTGAAGGATTTCTCTCACCCAAGAATCCCATCAAACTGAAGCTGGAGCCCAGAACAACTGTTGCCGATTCGCCCTAA